Proteins from a genomic interval of Thermocladium sp. ECH_B:
- a CDS encoding translation initiation factor 2 subunit beta, translating to MSQDSLYRRLLDRAYSIITPKAQQRAEIPKLVIETAPRKTIIRNFLEVASRLRRDPSHMGRFFLKEMAVPGAIEGNSFVIYAERNTRTVEMVYERYIKFYVVCPVCNSIDTELIREGRIYILHCTACGANTPRKGIG from the coding sequence ATGAGTCAAGACTCTCTATATAGGAGGTTATTGGATAGGGCTTACTCTATAATTACGCCCAAGGCGCAGCAAAGGGCGGAGATACCTAAGCTAGTGATTGAGACCGCGCCCAGGAAAACCATAATACGAAACTTCCTGGAGGTGGCGTCCAGGCTTAGGAGGGATCCGTCCCACATGGGGCGATTCTTCCTAAAGGAGATGGCGGTGCCCGGCGCCATTGAGGGCAACTCATTCGTGATATACGCCGAGAGAAATACAAGAACCGTGGAAATGGTTTACGAGAGGTACATAAAGTTCTACGTGGTTTGCCCAGTCTGTAACTCCATTGATACCGAGCTAATTAGGGAGGGCCGAATATATATACTGCACTGCACCGCCTGCGGAGCCAATACGCCCAGGAAAGGCATAGGCTAG